CCGCCGCTGTACATCAGATCGCCGAACTGCAAGGATGAGCCCTTGTAGCCGGGCGTATTCATGTTCGAGGTGTTGTTGCCGATCAGCTTGATGCCCTTGGAAAAGCTGTCCAAGCCCGTCATTCCGATAAAGATAGAGTCCAGCATGTCATGCCTCCAGGGTCAGGTCGTGGTGCGTACAGCGGTGATCTGGTTCAGCGAGATACCCGGCGTCACCGTGCCGTTGGCATCGCGGACCGAGATGCTGGGCTGGGGGCCGGACAAGGACAAGGCCACCACCGTGCCGGACAGCGTGCCCCCTTCCCGCGTGACGTCGACCGTGCGGCCGATCAGGCCGACGGACTGCAAGGCGGCCTGCGTGCTCAACAAGGCATCCATCTTCGTGTTGAGCTGCTGGCTCTGCTCCAGCGCCGTGAACTGCGCCATCTGGGCCATGAACTGCTGGTTGTCCATCGGCTTGAGCGGATCCTGAAAACTCAGCTGAGAGATCAGGATTTTCAGAAAGTCCTGCAGGCCGATGGTCGAATTGCCGGACAAGCCAGCGCCTGTGCTGGGCACCCCTCCGATACTTGCCATATCAATGCTCCCCTGCTTGTGATGATCTGTACGCCGGCATGAAATCCGGCCCGAATTCCTGGCCGATGTCGGCCAGAGCTTTCCCGTTGATGTGAAGAACGCCAAGCTCGCTGCCCCGGCGCCGAGCGTCCTCGCGCAAGGCGGCAACCACGGCCGCAGCCTGGGCTCCGGCACCATCGTCCACGCCAAGCCACGCATTCATGCGGCCGTCCTTGCCTTGTTCGACATGCAGCCGAACCGATGCCTGATGCGGCGCTGGGTTCCGTTGGGGCTCGATCGCAAGCTCTGACATTGCCGCACCCGAGCGGTCCATCGGAACCACAGCGGCATGCTGGGCCGCCCCGCCTCTCGGAAGAAGCGCTGCATGTGGTGAAGGGCTGGACAGCGATAGCGCATCGGACAGCATGCCTCGCCCCCGTTCACGGCCAAGCGCATGCATGGGAATGTTGGTGGCGATGTGCTCCAAGTCCGGCTTCAACACCTGCGGAAATGGCTTGGCCTCTTCTCGAGGTTGGGTCCCCGACCACGACTGCGCAGCGACTGCGCCTTCGATGCCGTAAGGTCGGGCAGCCACGAAATCCCTCCCCACCCCCATGGAGTGAACAGGCCCGGCAGTTGCAGCCTCTGCAAAGTGCGTGAGATTGAACTGGGTGATCGCAGCCACCGGGGTGAACGCATCGCAGCGCCACTGCGCCTGATTCGCACGGTCCATCTCGAGCTGCCAGGCACTGCCAGGCCGCCCTTGCTCCGCACTTGCATCCCGCCTCTGATTTGTACCTGTCTGATCCAGATGCCAGGGTCCAGTCTCAATCTGCATGCCGCAGCCCCCCCGTATCCGTAGTGCCGCTCCGCGCCTCAAGCCACTGGCGTCGCGTGATGATCTGATCGTCGAGGTCTCGCCATTGCAGGCGCTCTTGCTCGGCCACATGCTGCGCAAGCGCCTGCTCATGGACACGATCCAAGCCCTGGATACGTTGGCGCAGCTCGACGCAGACACGCTGATGTGCGTCACGCTCGGCTTGGCATTCGTTGCGTGCCAACTCCTGGCGTCGCTGCTCATCCAGCAGCCGGATCACGCTGTTGACGTGCAGCGCATGAGTTTCGCCCTGCAGCCCTCGCAAGCCTTGCGCCGCCATCGCACGAACTGTGACTCCCAGCCGGTTACCCGTTTGATCCAGCGCTGCCTGCGCCTCGTCCAGGGCCAGTTGGACCTGCGCGAGACGACGCTCCGCCTTACCCAGGCGCCAATGGACCAGCTCCCGCAACGCTGCAGCGGGATGAGAGAAGCCGCGCAGGTCCTTGCTCATGCGTCGGACTCCCCATCGAACTGCGAGGCCAGGGCGGCCACTTGGGCCAGCGCAGCAGATCGATCGGCTGGCTCACGATCCTGCTGCAGGAAGCTCAACAATGCAGGCTCGGCGGCGATCGCCCGATCCAGCGCCGCGTGGCTACCCTTCTCATACGCGCCGATTTCCATCATCGACCGGTTGCGGGCCAGCAGGGCCATGCCGGCGCGCACACGATGCACCACCCGGCGCTCATCCTCCTGCAGCAGATCGCCCAGCAAGCGGCTGCTGCTCTTGAGCACATCCACGGCGGGGTAATGTCCCTGATGAGCGAGTTCGCGCGCCAGCACGATATGCCCGTCCAGGGTGGCGCGCAGGCAGTCGGAGATGGGCTCGTTGAAGTCATCCCCCTCCACCAACACCGTCAGCAGCCCGGTAATCGAGCCCCCTCCTCCCTGGGTTCCCAGGCGTTCGCACAAGGCCGGCAGCTCGGTGAACACCGAGGGCGTGTAGCCTCGAGAGGTCGGGGGCTCGCCTGCGGACAGCCCGATCTCACGCCGGGCCATCGCCAAGCGGGTGATCGAATCCATGGTCAGCAGCACGTCGGCCCCGAGCGCACGCAACCCTTCCGCGATGGAGACCGCGAGATAGGCCGCGCGAACCCGCATCGGTGCCGGCTGATCCGATGTCGCCACCACGACGACGCTCCGCGCCAACCCCTTCGCTCCCAGCTGATCCTCGATGAACTCGCGCACCTCGCGCCCGCGCTCGCCGATCAAGGCGATCACGTTGTAGTCGGCTTGCGCGTGCCGCGCCATCATGCCCAGCAGCGTGCTTTTTCCGACACCACTGCCGGCAAAGATACCCACACGCTGGCCATGTCCGAGCGGCAGCATCGCATCGATGCATCGCACGCCCGTAGCCAATGTTCGGTCGATGCGGGGCCTTGCCATGGCATCCGGCGCGCGCGCGCGCAATGCCAGCGAGTCACGCCCCTGCGGTATTGGTATTCCGTCGAGGGGCTTGCCCAAGCCATCGATGACCCGGCCCAGCAATCCTGGTCCCGCATGGACCACATGACTGAGCGACGCCGGTCGCACAAGGGCGCCGACTTGCAGCCCGTGGGCTTCGCCAAAAGGCATCAAGGTCAGTTCGCGGCCATGCACCGCCACCACCTCGGCCAAGGCATGCACGCGCCCGTCCTCGTGCAACACCTCGCATAGAGCCCCCATGGCGAGCACCGGCCCGGAGGATTTGGCGGTCAACCCACTGATCGCGCGCAAGCGGCCGAATGGCTGGGTTAGGACCGCCGCGCGTGTCGCGTCGACAAGCCCGTTCATGCGCGGGGCTCCGAAGCAAGCGTATCCAGGGATTCCTCAACAGATGGTTCGACGGCACGAGCATCGGCCACGGCTTCGTTCCAGATGTTGCGCAAGGCCTGGAGCTGGGTCTCCATGCCAATGTCTACCCCGCCCTCGTCGTCTTCGAGGTGGGCTTTCATCGAGGCCATCGATCGATCGACCACAAGCGTGACGCGTGCCAGCAATGCCTGCAGGCGAGGCTCTGGCGCATCCCCCAGCAGCAGGGCATGGTCGTCTTCGCCAATGCGCAACATAGGTAAGGCCGCTCCGGTCCACCGATCGAGTGCCGCCCCGATCAGCTGCAGCAGCATCTCCCGCCGCCCTTCTTTTCGGCCAAGCAGCAGGCAAACGCCCTCGAAAGCCAGTTCGACCGAACGAGCCAGCAGGCGTTCGCGATCAAGGCGCTGTTCCTCGCGCACGGCCTCCAGCTGCTGTTCCAGCTGCGCCAGCACCGAAGACATGCTCCTTTGACGTTCGGCCTCATGCGCTTCCGCTTGTCGGGCCAAGGCATCCTTCTCCCGAGCGAGTTCCTGCTGGGCTTCCTTTCGACCATTGGCCAGACCCTGCTGATACCCGGCTCTCTCGGCCTCGGCAAGGGCCACAGCCAGCTGGGCATCCGACGCCGAAGCCTCGACAGGTGCTTCTACCTCGATCTTCGGGGCCAGCGACACGGTAGCGTTGGCAGGAGCATTGGGCGTTGGCTCTTCATGACGGTAGGGCAGGCTGCGGGCAAGCGTGGTTAGCCGCAGCCCCTTCAAGACCTGAGGCATCCGCACATGACGAGCACCACGCGTCATGGCCGCCCCCATCGTGAACGCCAACGCGCGACAAGACCTTCGCGCCGCCCGGGCAGCCGAGGTCCGCCCCCCTCCGCAATCGAAGGTTCCGCAGCCCTCGAAGCGTCTTGGAGCTGGGGAGGCTGCGCAGTAAGACGCTTCGCCAGAAGATCCAGCAGCACATCCGCCGCGGGGTCGGGCTTCGGTGCGCTGGAGTCCCGCAAGCGCAGCGACTCCGCCACCTCGCGGCGAACAGCCGGTTGTAGCTGCCTCAGCAGGTCGGCGCGCCAGGGCCAGTCGTGCAGCGCCAGCAGGCGAGAGACCAGGCTTGTGGGTTCGCGCACCAGCAGCCTCGCCAACGCGGCGGCTCCGTGCCGCTTCACCCAATCGTTCACCAAGGCATCCTTGGCAAGCATGGCCCCGGCTGGGGCGTTAGCCTCCCGTTCGGATGGGGCTAGCTGCTTGTCCGACTGCAGCGCCGACTCGATCAGGTGGAGATCCTTGGGCAACCCCATCGCCTCCAGTTCCGCGATCAAGGTTTCGATCTGCTTACGGACCTCGGCGGGCAGTTGCCCGATGGCCCAGCGCCGATCCTCGGGCGCCAAGGAATGAACCAGCATCGCGGCCTGCCTCAGGCCCGGGGCTTGTTCGCGCTGCGCCAGCGCGGCCTGGAAGCTCGCGTCACTCATCGCACCATTCCATCGGCGTGGCGAGCACCGGCATCAGCAGAGGCTTGAGCACCGCCCGCAGTCCATTGACGCAGCTGGCCCAGCACGCGCTCCCGCTCGGCCACACTCAGTCTCCGGTCAACAGTCCGACGTGCCGTCAGCCGCCCCACCAACAGAGCGCCGATCAGCACCAGCAGGCCGACAAGAACCCACATCACGGTGCGCTGGGAGTCCGGCCATCCAGCACGGTCTCGCGAAGCCGGATCCGCCACCGGCTTTCCTCCGGACCTGCCGAGTGTTTCAGCATCGCCCAGGGTCGCCGGGCTGATCTCCGCTGCCACGGCAGATCCGGCAATGCCTGCGCCACCCAGCATGTCGAGGGACTGAACGGTGATCACGTCGCCGCGCTCGGCGATCGCCCCCACCGAGGCCGAAATCGCTGCGCGCAGACGCTCGAGATGCGCTGCATCGAGCCGCTGTCGAACCACGGCCAGCACCTGGATACGCGCCACGGCTCCCGGCCGCTTGACGACCTGCTCGACACGACGCCCCAACTGGTACTCAGTGTCGCGAGAGGATCTGCCATGAATCTGCGCCCCTTCTCGACTTCCGCCTGAGGTGGGCGTCTCGGTCAGTGACTCACGCTCGCGCAACACCAGGCCCTGCGGCACCTCCCCAGCGGCATTCGCACCAAGAACCTCCTCGGAGGTGACCTTCACCTGGTCCATGTCCAAGGTGACGGAGACGTTGCTCACGAACTGCTCGGCACCATAGGCCTTGGTCAGCAGTTCGGCCACCTTGCGATTGAGCTGACGCTCGACATCCTGCTGGAGCTCCGCGCGCGGCCCCGCCCCCTCGCCCCCGGCTTCGTCCGATGCGCGGCTGAGCACCACGCCACGGTTGCTCAGCACGGTCACATCGTCGACGGCGATGCCCGGCACCGCGGCCGCCACCAGCCGTTGCACGCCGAAGACCTGATCGGACTTCAAGGTTCGGCCATGGCGCACCCCAACCGTGACCGACGCCTTGGCGCGTTGAGGATTGCGCTTGAGCAAGCCATCCTCGGCGAAAACCAGATGGACGCGTGCCGATTCAATTTCCTCCAGCGACAGGACCGTGCGCGTGATCTCCCCCTGCAAGGCACGCTGGTAGTTCACCTTCTGGGCAAACTCGGTCATGCCGAAGTCGTTGTTGTTGAAGAGCTCGAAGCCGACCGCCCCATGCAGCGGGATGTCGCGTGTCATCAGCTTCATGCGGAGCTTGTGCACATTGGCCTTGTCGACCAGGATGGACTGCCCGTCTTCGGAGACCTGGTACGGCACCTTCATCTTCTCGAGCTCGGCGGTCATGGCCGCGGCATCCTGTGGGGCCAGCGCGTTGAACAAAACCTCGCGCTGAGGCATCAAGAGCATCACGCCCACGGCGCCCACCGCCAGCACGATCGCAGTCGCGCCGACAAGTAGCCCGGTGCGCCGGCGCCGATTCAGCTTTTCCCAGAACTCCCGCATCTCGTCCCTCGATCCTCAATTCACATCCGGCGACTCGCACGCCGCAGACTTATTCTCTTGAGCGACGGCCCCCGCCCCTCGGTCGCATGTTTCTCTAGTCGAAAATCCGCGGCTTACACCTGCATACGCATCACGTCCTGATAGGACTCCAGCAGCCTGTTGCGGACCTGAAGGAACAGCTGAAACGAAATCCGGCTCTCCTCCATCCGCATCATGAGCTGATGCAGATTGACCGGTTGTCCTTCGGCCACGGCCCGCATTGAAGACTGGGCATCACGCCAGTCCGTCTGCACGGCATCCAATCCTTGATTGACCAAGGCCGTGAAGTCCGCACCGCGGGTCAACGGGGCCCCGTCCGTATGCCCGACAAAAGTCGTGGCGGTCAGCGCTTGCGCGGCCGAAGGATCGACCAGCTGCGTCGCAGGATCAAGAAATGGAATCGCTTGAATCTGCGTCATCATCAGCCTCCGCTGCCGATATCCAGCGCACGCATCGCCATGGTCCGACCCGTGTTCAATGCAGCGACATTGGCCTCATAGGCCCGCGAAGCGCTCATCATCAACATCATTTCGGCGGCGGAATCGACCGCCGGGTAGTAGACCTTGCCCGATGCATCGGCCAGCGGATGACCCGGATCATGAGCCGCGCGCGCCTCCACGCCGGCGGCCTCGATCTGATACCCAGGCCCCGACAGTCCCTGGCGAACCAGTTCATCGAAACCAACGCCCCGGCCGGCAATCTGTGCAGCAGCCAGCGCCGTCACCCGCAGCGGCTGGAAGCCATTGCGCGCGTTGCCACTGACGGTGTTGGCATTGGCCAGATTGGCGGCCGACACCTCGTAGCGCACACGCTCAAGATCCATCCCGGCCGCGCTGATGGCGAATGTCGCCTGAATGTCCATATCGTCCTATCCTTCCTCGTGCGCCGCGTGATCAGCGCTTGCCTTCCGTGACGGCGCTGTGCAGCACGCCGTAATGCCTCGACAGACTTCTGAGCAGAGCCTGGTACTGGAGGCTGTTGGCCGCCATGTCGATGGCTTCCTGATCCAAACGTACCGGCACGGGTTCGCCGCCGGCGCCCAGCGCGGGCACGACCTCGGGCCGAGATGGTGCCGACATGGCATCCATCTGTGCCTGGAAACTGACGGTCTGTTTCACATAGCCAACCGTGCCTGCGTTGGCAATGTTGGCGGCGATGACCCGATGGCGCAGCTCGGCCGCGTCGAGGGCTGCCCCCACCATGGCGGTGCTGATGGCTTCGATCTGCATATCTTCCTTCCTGCTGGGTCAAAGACTCATTGAACGATCAGTTCGGCATGCAAGGCGCCGGCCGCCTTGACCGCTCGCAGCACCGAGATCACGTCGCGCGTGCCGATGCGCATGCGCGTCAGCGCCTGCACGAGATCCGCCACCGTGTTGTCAGCACTCAGGTACGCGGCGCGCTCGTTTTCCCCCACATCGAGCCGGCTGTTGGTCACCAGCGCGGTCCGGACACCGCCCGAAGACCGTCCGATCACCAGGGGTTGCGACACCGAGGTCTCCGCGGTCACCGACACACGGAGCTCGCCATGCGAGACGGCCACCGCCGAAATGCGGACATCGCCTCCCGCCACCACCGTGCCGGTGCGCTCGTTGATCACGACGCGCGCACGATAGTCGGGCTGCACCGTGACGTTCTCGACGCGCGCCAGAAAGGCCACGGGGCGCGCCAGGTAGTTCTCGGGAATGAGGATCTCGACTCCTCCCGCGTCGCGGGGTTCCGCCAGCGTCACACCGAATTGCTGGTTGATGGCGTCCGCCATGCGCGTCGAGGTGGTGTAGTCCGGCTCGTTGAGCACGAAGGTGACGGAGCTGCGAGCGGCCTGGGCCGGCACACCGGTTTCCACGGTGGCACCACCAGGAATGGCGCCCACCGTGGGATGGTTCTTCTGCACGACATTCCCGTTGGCGTCATAGCGGTAGCCGCCCACCGACAGGGGGCCTTGCGAGAGCGCATAAACGCGTCCATTGGGCGCCTTCAGGGGCGTCAGCAGCAAGGATCCGCCAACCAGGCTGCGAGCATCGCCGATCGACGTCACCGTGACGTCGATCGTGTCCCCCGGCTTGGCAAAGGGCGGCAGTTGCGCGGTCACCATCACGGCGGCGACATTGCGACTCTGCACCTGATCCGGGGCCACGCTCAGATTGAACTGGGACAAGGCATTGGACAGAGCCTGCCGTGTCGCACGGCTGGACGGCGAGTCCCCGGTACCGGCCAGGCCGGTCACCAACCCCTGGCCGATCAAGGCGTTCTCACGCCAGCCTTGCATCTTGCCCAGGTCCTTGAGTCTCATGGCTTCGCCACGCGACGGACCGACCAGTGGATCGGCCGACGCGACCGTTAGCGAACCGAAGCTCGCGAACGACAGGGCAACCAGCGCGGCGGCAAGCATCCTAAGTGTTTGCATCGCCCGCCTCACAAGCCGAACCACGAACGCACGCGCTGCCACCAAGGCATGCGCTGGCTGTCGGTCAGCGTGCCATCACCGGCGTAATCGATGCTGGCATCGGCCAGACGGCTGGACAGGACCACATTGCCGTCGGTGATGTCCTGGGGACGCACCTGTCCGCTGACACGAATCTGCTGTCGCTCCTGGTTGATCACCAGCGACTGCTCACCACTGACGCGCAAGTCGCCATTGGGCAGCACCTCGGTCACGGTGACCGACATCTGCGTCACGAGCTTGCCCGTGCGAGCCGTCCGGCCGCCGCCATCGAAGTCGCCGGTGGCGGACAAGCCGATTTCACGCCGGTACTTGCTATTGGTGTCGCGAAACAGCTCCAGCCCCGCCGAATTCTTGCGATGACTGCCGGAATCCGCGCTGGCCACTGCGGTGGCGTTCTCGACCACCTGGATGGTCAGCACGTCGCCGGCGCGGAAGGCCTTGTTGTCCGCGGTCAGGGGCCGATAACTGGCTTCGTCGTAGAGGCTCTGCGCCATGGCCGGCGTGCCCATCAGAACGGCTACCAGGGCAAGAGCCTGGGGGGCGCTCAAGCGAGCCCTTCTCGTCTTGTTTGTCATTTCACCTCCACATGCCCGCTGGATTCGACCTGGGCCATGACCGTTTCGCGTTGCCCCGCCAGGCGCACGCGCACCCAGGCCCCGGATTGACCATCCTGCAGGGCCGTACCAGGCAGCGTCAGCCTTACCTGGCCGGCCGCGGCGACCGCCGTCACGGACCTGCCACGAGAAACACCCGGCAGCAATTGCATGCCGGAACGAAGTAGCGGCGCGCCTTCCGCAATGCGCGTGCGGGCGCGCCATCCATCGGCCCATGGCGCGGCGGCGTCTACCGTTTCCGGCAAACCGGCCACATCGATCTCCCGCCTCTCGAAGGCGGACGGATCCAGCGCTTCGCCCGGCGCCACGGCACGCGTCGCCAGCCACACCGACGCCATCCGGTGCAGTCGGACCGGCAACGCGTCTCGGCGCAGCAGGCGGCCGCCACGATAAGTCTCCAACTGCAGCACGGCTTGGGCCGGCATGCCTCCGGCATGCTGCGGCGGGAGTGACACCCGGTAACTCAGTTCCGGGTCGTCCTCGACGTCCTCAATCTTCTGCGCACCGGACCTCATGTCGATCCAGCCGGGAGTCACTCGATCCACGCCGCCATAGGCCTTGGTCAGGGTCGCCTCGACGGCCTCTCGCGCCGAGGCGTACGGCCCCCTCTCGCCCTCAAGCTGCAGGCGCGTGCGCAAGTTCCCTGCCCAGCGCCACCGTTTGACGCCACATGCACGAAGTCGCCGCTCCACCCACAGTCGCCCAAGGCCGCTCGAGCGCGGATCGACAGGATGCAGTTCGGTTGCACAGGCCGACATTGCACCCTCAAGCGGCGCGACAAGAAGGTCGTTCACCGCAAGCATCGCGTGCCGGGCATCCATGCCCGCTTGATCTCGCAACTGCAGGACGGAGCCTCCGGCCCAGGCCGGCATGGCAAAGCCTGCGGCCAGAACCAGGCCCAACCCGCGTGCAGGAACCCTACGCGAAGCTACAGCAGCAATGGCGGCTAGGGATGGCATGGCTTCGTCACTTGCGCAGGTTGTTCACCATCGCCAGCATCTCGTCCGAAGCCTGCAGCACCTTGGCATTGGCTTCGTAGGCGCGCTGCGCCAGCATCAGCCCGACCACCTCGTCGCCGAGCTTGACGTTGGATGCCTCCAGGAAGCCCTGGCGGAACGCGCCAAAGCCTGCCTCGGCCGCACGCCCCGCGATGGCTTCGCCGCTGCGGGCCGTTGCACGGAACAGCCGATCGCCAATGGCCTGCAAGCCGTCGTCGTCATTGAACCGTATCAGGGGAATCTGCCCGACGATCTGCTCACGCCCCAAGGCGTCGCGAGCCGCTACCGTGCCATCGGAGGCCACGGAAAAAGACTGCGCGCCGGACGGCAGGGTCAGCGACGCCTTCAACGCATGCCCTTCCGCCGTCGCCAACTGCCCATCGGACCCGACCCGAAGCCTGCCACCGCGGCTGTAGGCCGTAGCCCCGTCGGGCAACAGCACCTCGATAAAGCCCGCCCCCGAGATCAGCAGATCGGCAGGATCATCGGTGCGGCGAACTTCACCGGCATCCATCACCAGCGAGACATTCGACACCGACACTCCGAGCCCCCGCGAAGCCGCGCCCAAGGCCTGCTCGCTTCCCGCGACGGATTCCGCGCCGCGGCTGACCAGGTCCACGAAGCTGACCTTGGCACGCTTGAATCCGGGCGTGCTCATGTTCGCCATATTGTTGGAGATGGTCTCCACCTGGCGCTGCTGCGCCTGCATGCCGGTTGCGGCAATCTGCAAAGCCTCGATCATCGTATAGCCTCCCTCATCTCCATCCAGGTACTTGAGCTCTCGCCTGCATCAAAGGTCGGTGAGCTTGCGCACGGCCAAACCCATCATTTCGTCGTACATCTGCGTCGCACGCGTCATCGACTCGAAATGCCGCACCGCGCCCATCAGCTGCACCATCTCCTGCGCGGTGTCGACGTTGGAACCTTCCACAAAGCCTTGGCGCAGGCCTGCGCCGGTCTCGCCGACACTG
This genomic stretch from Roseateles sp. DAIF2 harbors:
- a CDS encoding FliI/YscN family ATPase; protein product: MNGLVDATRAAVLTQPFGRLRAISGLTAKSSGPVLAMGALCEVLHEDGRVHALAEVVAVHGRELTLMPFGEAHGLQVGALVRPASLSHVVHAGPGLLGRVIDGLGKPLDGIPIPQGRDSLALRARAPDAMARPRIDRTLATGVRCIDAMLPLGHGQRVGIFAGSGVGKSTLLGMMARHAQADYNVIALIGERGREVREFIEDQLGAKGLARSVVVVATSDQPAPMRVRAAYLAVSIAEGLRALGADVLLTMDSITRLAMARREIGLSAGEPPTSRGYTPSVFTELPALCERLGTQGGGGSITGLLTVLVEGDDFNEPISDCLRATLDGHIVLARELAHQGHYPAVDVLKSSSRLLGDLLQEDERRVVHRVRAGMALLARNRSMMEIGAYEKGSHAALDRAIAAEPALLSFLQQDREPADRSAALAQVAALASQFDGESDA
- a CDS encoding flagellar basal body L-ring protein FlgH: MSAPQALALVAVLMGTPAMAQSLYDEASYRPLTADNKAFRAGDVLTIQVVENATAVASADSGSHRKNSAGLELFRDTNSKYRREIGLSATGDFDGGGRTARTGKLVTQMSVTVTEVLPNGDLRVSGEQSLVINQERQQIRVSGQVRPQDITDGNVVLSSRLADASIDYAGDGTLTDSQRMPWWQRVRSWFGL
- the fliF gene encoding flagellar basal-body MS-ring/collar protein FliF, which translates into the protein MREFWEKLNRRRRTGLLVGATAIVLAVGAVGVMLLMPQREVLFNALAPQDAAAMTAELEKMKVPYQVSEDGQSILVDKANVHKLRMKLMTRDIPLHGAVGFELFNNNDFGMTEFAQKVNYQRALQGEITRTVLSLEEIESARVHLVFAEDGLLKRNPQRAKASVTVGVRHGRTLKSDQVFGVQRLVAAAVPGIAVDDVTVLSNRGVVLSRASDEAGGEGAGPRAELQQDVERQLNRKVAELLTKAYGAEQFVSNVSVTLDMDQVKVTSEEVLGANAAGEVPQGLVLRERESLTETPTSGGSREGAQIHGRSSRDTEYQLGRRVEQVVKRPGAVARIQVLAVVRQRLDAAHLERLRAAISASVGAIAERGDVITVQSLDMLGGAGIAGSAVAAEISPATLGDAETLGRSGGKPVADPASRDRAGWPDSQRTVMWVLVGLLVLIGALLVGRLTARRTVDRRLSVAERERVLGQLRQWTAGGAQASADAGARHADGMVR
- a CDS encoding flagellar basal body protein, producing the protein MQIEAISTAMVGAALDAAELRHRVIAANIANAGTVGYVKQTVSFQAQMDAMSAPSRPEVVPALGAGGEPVPVRLDQEAIDMAANSLQYQALLRSLSRHYGVLHSAVTEGKR
- a CDS encoding flagellar hook-basal body protein, which produces MIEALQIAATGMQAQQRQVETISNNMANMSTPGFKRAKVSFVDLVSRGAESVAGSEQALGAASRGLGVSVSNVSLVMDAGEVRRTDDPADLLISGAGFIEVLLPDGATAYSRGGRLRVGSDGQLATAEGHALKASLTLPSGAQSFSVASDGTVAARDALGREQIVGQIPLIRFNDDDGLQAIGDRLFRATARSGEAIAGRAAEAGFGAFRQGFLEASNVKLGDEVVGLMLAQRAYEANAKVLQASDEMLAMVNNLRK
- a CDS encoding flagellar basal body rod protein FlgC produces the protein MDIQATFAISAAGMDLERVRYEVSAANLANANTVSGNARNGFQPLRVTALAAAQIAGRGVGFDELVRQGLSGPGYQIEAAGVEARAAHDPGHPLADASGKVYYPAVDSAAEMMLMMSASRAYEANVAALNTGRTMAMRALDIGSGG
- a CDS encoding flagellar hook assembly protein FlgD; translated protein: MASIGGVPSTGAGLSGNSTIGLQDFLKILISQLSFQDPLKPMDNQQFMAQMAQFTALEQSQQLNTKMDALLSTQAALQSVGLIGRTVDVTREGGTLSGTVVALSLSGPQPSISVRDANGTVTPGISLNQITAVRTTT
- a CDS encoding flagellar basal body P-ring protein FlgI; this translates as MLAAALVALSFASFGSLTVASADPLVGPSRGEAMRLKDLGKMQGWRENALIGQGLVTGLAGTGDSPSSRATRQALSNALSQFNLSVAPDQVQSRNVAAVMVTAQLPPFAKPGDTIDVTVTSIGDARSLVGGSLLLTPLKAPNGRVYALSQGPLSVGGYRYDANGNVVQKNHPTVGAIPGGATVETGVPAQAARSSVTFVLNEPDYTTSTRMADAINQQFGVTLAEPRDAGGVEILIPENYLARPVAFLARVENVTVQPDYRARVVINERTGTVVAGGDVRISAVAVSHGELRVSVTAETSVSQPLVIGRSSGGVRTALVTNSRLDVGENERAAYLSADNTVADLVQALTRMRIGTRDVISVLRAVKAAGALHAELIVQ
- the fliE gene encoding flagellar hook-basal body complex protein FliE, whose translation is MMTQIQAIPFLDPATQLVDPSAAQALTATTFVGHTDGAPLTRGADFTALVNQGLDAVQTDWRDAQSSMRAVAEGQPVNLHQLMMRMEESRISFQLFLQVRNRLLESYQDVMRMQV
- the flgA gene encoding flagellar basal body P-ring formation chaperone FlgA — protein: MPAWAGGSVLQLRDQAGMDARHAMLAVNDLLVAPLEGAMSACATELHPVDPRSSGLGRLWVERRLRACGVKRWRWAGNLRTRLQLEGERGPYASAREAVEATLTKAYGGVDRVTPGWIDMRSGAQKIEDVEDDPELSYRVSLPPQHAGGMPAQAVLQLETYRGGRLLRRDALPVRLHRMASVWLATRAVAPGEALDPSAFERREIDVAGLPETVDAAAPWADGWRARTRIAEGAPLLRSGMQLLPGVSRGRSVTAVAAAGQVRLTLPGTALQDGQSGAWVRVRLAGQRETVMAQVESSGHVEVK